A single Lactuca sativa cultivar Salinas chromosome 8, Lsat_Salinas_v11, whole genome shotgun sequence DNA region contains:
- the LOC111918319 gene encoding uncharacterized protein LOC111918319 isoform X1: MGVLGVAGRRFNRFSLTKYANHRRHSCEYIQKRKLSSNFSKNDSILPVLIIGAGPVGLVLSVLLTKLGVKCAVLERSMTFSKHPQAHFINNRSMEIFRRLDGLAEEIQRCQPPVELWRKFIYCTSLTGSTIGSVDHMQTQDFDQSVSPVSVAHFSQYKLNALLLKQLETNGFSICTHGSLDDRPLREREILMGHNCVSIDATDDFINVTTSFLKEGKQTEKQIPCQFLIGADGAGSTVRNLVGIELRGEKDMQKLVSVHFVSQELGHYLMYEKPGMLFFIFNPGAIGVLVAHDLKQGEFVLQTPFYPPQQNFEDFTSETCKMLILKLVGREVEDINVVDIKPWVMHAEVADKYLACGNRIILAGDAAHRFPPAGGFGMNTGIQDAHNLAWKLSAVMKSIAPMSFLSTYEMERRPIALFNTALSIQNFEAAMAVPAALGLDPTIANSVHQAINNTSISTILPSTLQKTLLNGIFSIGRAQLSDLILNENNPLGSSRLSKVKRIFQEGKSLQLQFPAEDLGFRYCEGALVPEVESPGGRGPEPPGGRRREYIPSADSGSRLPHMNIRVLTQFKTKEATISTLDLISVDKLEFLLIIAPIDSSYRLAHVALTVAKEHKIVVKVCVMWPNGLVDGDARTKTSLAPWENYVDVVEVRSPLSSSSWWDICKMTHRGAILVRPDDHIAWRVKSAVVGDVRQEMKRVFKAIVGS, translated from the exons ATGGGGGTTTTAGGAGTTGCAGGTAGGAGATTTAATAGATTTTCTCTTACAAAATATGCAAATCATAGAAGGCATTCATGCGAATATATACAGAAGAGAAAATTATCGTCAAATTTCTCGAAGAATGACTCGATTTTGCCAGTTTTGATCATCGGCGCTGGTCCCGTTGGACTTGTTCTCTCTGTTCTTCTTACCAAATTAG GTGTCAAGTGTGCAGTTTTGGAAAGAAGCATGACCTTCTCCAAACATCCACAAGCACATTTTATCAACAACAGATCTATGGAG ATTTTTCGCAGATTAGATGGATTAGCAGAGGAGATTCAAAGGTGTCAACCACCTGTAGAGCTTTGGAGAAAGTTCATATACTGCACATCATTGACTGGTTCTACTATAGGATCAGTAGACCATATGCAAACTCAAG ATTTTGATCAGAGTGTGAGCCCAGTATCTGTGGCACATTTCTCACAATACAAACTGAATGCATTGCTACTGAAACAACTAGAAACAAATGGTTTTAGTATTTGTACTCATGGGTCATTGGATGATAGACCCTTGAGGGAAAGGGAGATACTAATGGGACACAATTGTGTATCTATTGATGCAACTGATGACTTCATCAATGTGACCACATCTTTTTTAAAGGAAGGGAAACAAACAGAGAAGCAGATCCCATGTCAGTTCTTAATTGGTGCAGATGGTGCAGGAAGTACAGTGAGAAATCTGGTTGGAATAGAATTGAGAGGTGAAAAAGACATGCAAAAGCTTGTGAGTGTCCATTTTGTTAGTCAAGAGCTTGGACACTATTTGATGTATGAGAAACCTGggatgttattttttattttcaatccTGGAGCCATTGGAGTTCTTGTTGCTCATGACTTGAAGCAAGGAGAATTCGTATTGCAG ACACCATTTTATCCACCACAACAGAATTTTGAGGATTTCACATCTGAG ACATGTAAGATGTTAATATTGAAATTGGTTGGGAGAGAGGTGGAAGACATTAATGTGGTAGACATAAAGCCATGGGTGATGCATGCTGAAGTTGCTGACAAGTATCTTGCTTGTGGCAACCGGATAATACTTGCTGGTGATGCCGCTCATCGCTTTCCTCCAGCTGGCGGTTTTG GGATGAATACTGGAATTCAAGATGCTCATAACCTTGCATGGAAGCTGAGTGCAGTTATGAAGAGTATTGCTCCAATGTCTTTTCTTTCCACTTATGAGATGGAGCGTAGACCG ATAGCACTGTTCAATACTGCCCTCAGCATCCAAAATTTTGAAGCAGCAATGGCAGTTCCTGCTGCACTTGGTCTCGATCCAACCATTGCAAATTCAG TACATCAAGCTATCAATAACACTTCAATAAGTACGATTTTACCCTCGACACTACAGAAGACTCTGCTAAATGGAATTTTCAGTATAGGTCGCGCACAGCTCTCAGATTTAATCTTAAACGAAAACAATCCTCTTGGATCTTCTAGGCTTTCTAAAGTAAAACGCATTTTTCAAGAAGGAAAAAGCCTTCAATTACAATTCCCTGCAGAAGATTTAGGTTTCAG GTACTGTGAAGGAGCACTGGTACCTGAGGTTGAATCGCCAGGTGGACGTGGGCCAGAGCCGCCAGGTGGACGTAGGCGGGAGTATATTCCTTCAGCAGATTCTGGCTCAAGGTTGCCTCATATGAATATTAGGGTGTTGACTCAATTCAAAACAAAAGAG GCGACAATTTCCACATTGGATCTTATATCCGTAGACAAACTGGAGTTCCTTCTGATAATTGCGCCAATAGATTCATCTTATCGCCTAGCTCATGTTGCACTAACAGTCGCCAAAGAACACAAGATTGTAGTTAAGGTTTGTGTGATGTGGCCAAACGGTTTAGTTGATGGAGATGCAAGAACCAAAACATCATTAGCACCATGGGAAAACTATGTAGATGTTGTCGAGGTTAGATCACCATTAAGTTCATCATCGTGGTGGGATATATGTAAAATGACACATAGAGGCGCCATTTTGGTTAGGCCCGATGATCATATCGCTTGGCGTGTCAAATCGGCTGTGGTTGGTGACGTTAGACAAGAGATGAAAAGGGTTTTCAAAGCGATTGTAGGATCATAG
- the LOC111918319 gene encoding uncharacterized protein LOC111918319 isoform X2, whose protein sequence is MGWLVSLNSKPSVCCYAMGVLGVAGRRFNRFSLTKYANHRRHSCEYIQKRKLSSNFSKNDSILPVLIIGAGPVGLVLSVLLTKLGVKCAVLERSMTFSKHPQAHFINNRSMEIFRRLDGLAEEIQRCQPPVELWRKFIYCTSLTGSTIGSVDHMQTQDFDQSVSPVSVAHFSQYKLNALLLKQLETNGFSICTHGSLDDRPLREREILMGHNCVSIDATDDFINVTTSFLKEGKQTEKQIPCQFLIGADGAGSTVRNLVGIELRGEKDMQKLVSVHFVSQELGHYLMYEKPGMLFFIFNPGAIGVLVAHDLKQGEFVLQTPFYPPQQNFEDFTSETCKMLILKLVGREVEDINVVDIKPWVMHAEVADKYLACGNRIILAGDAAHRFPPAGGFGNNKSKHFRFHESHLQSRSLQLVVTVAHIIAVAHLHRTTKSLCTSSHPILESSLKHRFKNWQDQRMCKLTASTFAQAIGFWPNRRVQLWLEKIGVVEPFTGNLSTCWNNIKEEEALRRYIRITGNSVIFPDFHVSRNLNSGENQNQNRNWLAASPDGVIDKKVYGLPYRGVLEIKCPFYKGDMRKGYPWTQVPYNFIPQAQGLMGVLDCDWMDFYVWTPKGSSLIRIYRDLDYWEVLKMALSDFWWGHVQPAREIYNNCYVVRDPLIELKRLCPEPKHELCSYIVEESKRVVGNSRLLMREINGKWID, encoded by the exons ATGGGGTGGTTGGTCTCACTAAACTCTAAACCCTCCGTATGTTGTTATGCAATGGGGGTTTTAGGAGTTGCAGGTAGGAGATTTAATAGATTTTCTCTTACAAAATATGCAAATCATAGAAGGCATTCATGCGAATATATACAGAAGAGAAAATTATCGTCAAATTTCTCGAAGAATGACTCGATTTTGCCAGTTTTGATCATCGGCGCTGGTCCCGTTGGACTTGTTCTCTCTGTTCTTCTTACCAAATTAG GTGTCAAGTGTGCAGTTTTGGAAAGAAGCATGACCTTCTCCAAACATCCACAAGCACATTTTATCAACAACAGATCTATGGAG ATTTTTCGCAGATTAGATGGATTAGCAGAGGAGATTCAAAGGTGTCAACCACCTGTAGAGCTTTGGAGAAAGTTCATATACTGCACATCATTGACTGGTTCTACTATAGGATCAGTAGACCATATGCAAACTCAAG ATTTTGATCAGAGTGTGAGCCCAGTATCTGTGGCACATTTCTCACAATACAAACTGAATGCATTGCTACTGAAACAACTAGAAACAAATGGTTTTAGTATTTGTACTCATGGGTCATTGGATGATAGACCCTTGAGGGAAAGGGAGATACTAATGGGACACAATTGTGTATCTATTGATGCAACTGATGACTTCATCAATGTGACCACATCTTTTTTAAAGGAAGGGAAACAAACAGAGAAGCAGATCCCATGTCAGTTCTTAATTGGTGCAGATGGTGCAGGAAGTACAGTGAGAAATCTGGTTGGAATAGAATTGAGAGGTGAAAAAGACATGCAAAAGCTTGTGAGTGTCCATTTTGTTAGTCAAGAGCTTGGACACTATTTGATGTATGAGAAACCTGggatgttattttttattttcaatccTGGAGCCATTGGAGTTCTTGTTGCTCATGACTTGAAGCAAGGAGAATTCGTATTGCAG ACACCATTTTATCCACCACAACAGAATTTTGAGGATTTCACATCTGAG ACATGTAAGATGTTAATATTGAAATTGGTTGGGAGAGAGGTGGAAGACATTAATGTGGTAGACATAAAGCCATGGGTGATGCATGCTGAAGTTGCTGACAAGTATCTTGCTTGTGGCAACCGGATAATACTTGCTGGTGATGCCGCTCATCGCTTTCCTCCAGCTGGCGGTTTTG GTAACAACAAGAGCAAGCATTTCAGATTTCATGAATCACATCTCCAATCTCGAAGTCTCCAACTTGTTGTCACGGTTGCTCACATCATAGCTGTTGCACATTTGCATCGTACAACAAAATCTTTATGTACCTCAAGTCACCCGATTCTTGAATCCAGTCTTAAACACAGGTTTAAAAACTGGCAAGATCAAAGAATGTGTAAGTTAACTGCAAGCACTTTTGCACAAGCTATTGGGTTTTGGCCAAACAGAAGAGTCCAACTCTGGCTGGAAAAGATAGGTGTTGTGGAACCCTTCACAGGAAACCTCTCCACTTGTTGGAATAACATCAAAGAAGAGGAAGCACTCAGAAGATACATACGTATAACCGGGAATTCCGTTATCTTTCCTGATTTCCATGTTAGCCGGAATTTGAATTCCGGGGAGAATCAGAATCAGAATCGGAATTGGCTTGCAGCATCTCCTGATGGGGTAATAGACAAGAAGGTTTACGGGTTGCCTTACCGAGGGGTGTTAGAAATAAAATGTCCATTTTATAAGGGTGATATGAGAAAGGGTTACCCATGGACTCAAGTTCCATATAATTTTATTCCACAAGCTCAAGGATtgatgggggttttggattgtgaTTGGATGGATTTTTATGTGTGGACTCCGAAAGGGAGCAGTTTAATTAGGATATATAGGGATTTAGATTATTGGGAAGTGTTAAAGATGGCATTATCGGATTTTTGGTGGGGTCATGTACAGCCTGCAAGGGAAATTTATAATAATTGTTATGTGGTGAGAGATCCATTGATTGAGTTAAAAAGGTTATGCCCAGAGCCTAAGCATGAGCTATGTAGTTATATTGTTGAGGAAAGTAAACGTGTTGTTGGGAACTCTAGATTGTTAATGCGTGAAATTAATGGAAAATGGATAGACTGA